The genome window CAACCCTCAGCCTCCACCAATGGAAATATGGGCAGGGCTCAACACCCTATTTCTGGGATCTTGCTATAAAACCGGCTTGAAACATCCCATGCTGTCTAGGTTGTGCAAGAGTAATTAAACTGCGCTGCAGCTTTTTGGAGAGATTTTCTGCAGAATATTGAATGAGGTAAGTTCAAATAGGATTTTGTTTAAGCTTCATTATTTCAGTTAATGGTCTGATATTAAACAGATGAACAATGAACGGAGTAGCTtggtaataaaaaaataaagataaatgtaTGCTGTTAAGATTTTTTCTTCTCGTTTGGGGAATATATCATTGCAAATTTatcttttaaagcttttttttacacAACGATGGATGAATTATTTTTGTAAGAGCTGAGAACATGGTCTTCGTAAGACCCCTGTTTTAAGCGGGCTGGTGaatctcctctctgtcagttcAATGAAGAGTGTAACCCATGCAGAACAGGATGACTTTTGgatgactgaaaataaaatttagGGAATCCAgcagaaataataatgaaagtCTGTCTATGTTCATCTGATAATGATTTCTGAATATACAGAATAATGCTAGATAGCATTTTTTGATTAGTGAGCAAGCTTCACAAAACAATAAGATTATTTtggttagtttttttttttcttagtcaTCCTCTTCTCTGCAGAAAACTTTTgaggcaattttttttttttttttttttttttttttttttttgcagttgtgCCAGAGAAATTCCTACTGTTGGAAGTATTTCGATCCTCTaccaaagtaaaagtattcataccccactgtgaaaaaaatacttttgcATACTAATAATACAGAAATGCTAGCAACACAATGCACCTCAGAGTTatccaaagtaaaagtagtcTTTAAGCAGAACAGTCTCGTTCATGGTGTTCCATTATTGCTCATTTTATAGGCTGTTACTGGCCGATTATTATTGATTAACGTGTAAGGAGCATGCTGAAGTTGTAGATGGTTGCAGAGAAACTAATTATGAATATTCTATATAGTGTTGGGCACTTTAATCTATATTAATTCATTCTATTTCATAAAATGATCGCATGATTATAAGTCAAATCTAAATACCTTAAGTACCAAGTAACTGTATCTGTCAGATGAATGTAGTGgggtaaaaagtacaatatttccctctgaattgtagtggagtagaagtataaagaaGCATATAACAGAATAGTCAAAATACCTCAAGATTAAACTGAAGGATAGTACTGAGTAGTAATATATATACTTTCTATCACTAGAAATATCACTACATTTTGCTGCTCTAGCACTTCTTGTCCATCCTCATCATCAGTTCCAGGATGGATAACAAGTCGTACTTGGTTCAGATGAATGGGAATGGAGTCCACGGAAAAAGCACCATCAATGGCAAAAGCCTGAATGGGACCGGAGTCAATGGCAAAGGAGTGCATGGGAACGGCATCCACCACGTCAGTGTGAATGGCAGTTTGTATCCGGCCAAAGCCAAGAGCCGCAGGCAGAGATGGGACGTGAAGTCCTCAGAGATGGCCAAAAACACACTCAATCCCATCAGGGCCATTGTGGACGGGATGAAAATCACCCCGAACCCAGACAAACCCATGATTGCACTCTCCATAGGTAAGAGGTTTCTGCACCACAAAACTGGTGCTTTAAAAATTGGAGATGCCAATGTGTTGCTTACATGCAGTGCAAATTTTTAGTTAATTTGTAATAATGAATACATTTATCAGTTAGCCAACAAGCAATAAACACGTCCACTCTTTAGATTAATCCAGCAATGTGTGTCTATAACTGATAACGACTAACTGTTCTCTCAGATTACAATCATACTGTCCATTCACTGCCGTCctctgatatatatatatatatatatattttttttttactgtattccACTAATTCTattagctttttattttcttgtattttttaatgtcagtgttgacatttttcctttatttcactGTTGACTAATTGCTCGCCATTACTTTTGCTCTTTAGGGGATCCCACTGTGTTTGGAAACCTGCCTACAGATGATTCAGTGCTTCAGGCCATGAAAGATGCCATAGACTCCCAAAAATACAACGGCTATGCTCCCTCTGTTGGTGAGTCACGCTAATTAGCAAACCAACTGCAAtttgttttgagaaatgtgtTAACCTAAAATTGTCTGAAAGTAGTAAATCACAAAGTGCACGCTCATGTTTAATAGAAATTAGTGGCAGTGACGTGATTTGATGTTTCACTCATCACTCAGATTGGTGGACCTAATGCAACGCTGTGTGCATGTCCTGTATATTTTCTCTGTGTCCGCGGGCAGGTTACCTGAAGAGCCGGCAGGCAGTGGCCAACTTCTACAGCTGCCCCGAGGCTCCCCTAGAGGCAGAGGTGCTCACTCCTCGCACACCACATACCtttttcattcatgcttttatgTTGAAAAACGTATCGCCACTTCACTTTGATTAATGGAAGAATAAAAACTCGTTCAGATCAAGCTGTCCTTACTTGAATATAAAAGTTTATTATAGTACAAGTCTGACGTCAGAGGAGAAATCAGTTTAGTCTAAATACATGGACACAGTCATAAGTAGCATTGCACTCCTTCAGCTTTATGCAGCACTCTGCCCTCATTAAGTATGCGAGTGTGAAGGACAGTGAGGCCCGCCCAGACTAatcatgcaaaataaaacattcctCTATATCCTTAAATTTCTCATTCTTTTGCAGTACTACCTTTAATTCTGAATCACAGTATATTTGCGTTGTTCCCATATTGTGACCAAATGAAAATAACTTTTAGCAGCATTATGCTATAAACACAATACTTACAATATTATGGTCACCATATATAATCCAAAAATCACATTGTAATCCATCAAAGTGCATGTCTTGGAAGTGAATCTGCTTGCCTGCAGTGACTTTATTCAGgttaaagagaaagaaagaaagaaagaaagaaagaaagaaagaagaaataaaaagaaactgtgGGGTTAGCAGGGATGTACGCTTTTGGTGTCTATGCTCTCAAAAGTAAAGTGCACCTGCCCTCCCTTCCAGGATGTGATTTTGACCAGCGGCTGCAGTCAGGCCATTGACCTGGCTATCAGTGTTCTGTGTAACCCGGGGGACAACATCCTGGTCCCATGCCCAGGCTTCTCCTTATATAAGACTTTGGCTGTCTCCATGGGCATTGAGGTCAAACTCTACAACCTGCTGGTGAGTAGGAGGGGGTACCATCCCCCACCATGCAGTTCATACTCTTTATGTTCTAAATGCTGCCGCTAACTGCAGCTACCTTTCAATGTGCATTTAGAGTCAACATTTAGTTGATAGAGGTTTCCAATCATCTCCAGTTTATTGGGGTAGAGGCAGAAATCAAAGGCGGAGGAAATGGACAAATGGATGAGCCAAACCTAAAACATGATCTAGTTAGAAGTTAGCTACAAGGAATGAGCAACCACAGTTTCAAGGACTTAGTCAATGACCATAGAAGGATATAGGTTAACTGTTAACAACAGTATAGGGATACCTTTCACCTTCCCGGTACAATCTCCAGCACTGAATCAACGTAACCTGGCTGTGACATGCTGCTTTCCTCATGTTCCTCATGTCAATAGTAACTGTCACTGAACACCGTCAGACCTCTGGTGTGCTATCATGCACAATGAAGTTTCTGTCCTCGTCCTGACATCCGTCTTTAATTTGCAGCCAGACAAGTCATGGGAGGCTGACCTGCAACACCTGGAGAGCCTGATTGACGAGAGGACATCCTGTCTGATCGTTACCAATCCATCCAACCCATGTGGCTCCGTCTTCACCAAGGAACACCTACAGAAGATCATCAAAggttagctgcagctctgccccACTCTGAGTAGAAACCCGCAAACGTTCTGAATTGCCATCACAGTTGAAGTCAGAGGCGAACATTTGGATGATCACGCAGCATTTGCCTCATCTTATTatgcttgtttttctcagtgGCCTCCAGACACTGTGTCCCCATTCTGGCTGATGAAATCTACAGTGATATGGTGAGTACAACTACACACCAACACAAGTCACGCAGCACAGGTGGGCTTGGCCCTCTGTAACACCAGCGagacacatttttcatcacaaTGACAGCAGAGGTTTGGTGGTATTTGACGGTATTTGCCCTGGCTCTGGATGGTGGGTGGACAACCCCACATCAGCACAGGGGGGATTATGAGGCCTTGTGCGGTGAATGAGGCCTGGAAGCAGCAACCAGTAAGGCGGGTACGCTGAATGAACGGGGGGAAGGGAGGTCAGCGAGTGCAAGCAGTGGATGTGGATGTGGGTGATAGCATTTTAAGCTTGTGCTGCGTCCAGAATTAATTCCTGTGGGAAACAGCAAGTATTACCTCAAACGGTATTTTAAAACTGagtatttcatcttttttttttgtaatcttaGAACTTAGTTCTCAAAATATTTAAACTTTCTTTTGGGAATATTATCGCAAATGACCAAATGTGATCAAAAGTGGAAATCAGAAAACAACATCGTCAGCACATTCAGTCCAAAGTGCTGACATCATTGTTGGCCTTGACCAAGTCTGTTCGAGTCAAACTTAAGCTGAAGGCTGTGCAAACATGTAGACAGctatacagtacacacagagtcctgtacacacagacatataaacAGGAAAGAACACATAACTTGCCGCCAGGCTGACTGTTGTTTGTCAGCTCAAAACAAATGTGGTGACAAGGTCATTGTCTAGTGCAGTAGTTTTCCACTTAATTAACATTCTGATAAGGTGACAAATACGACTCATGGGTCATGTTTAAAAGCACTGTTCAACCTTCGATTGATCGAATAT of Chelmon rostratus isolate fCheRos1 chromosome 6, fCheRos1.pri, whole genome shotgun sequence contains these proteins:
- the tat gene encoding tyrosine aminotransferase → MDNKSYLVQMNGNGVHGKSTINGKSLNGTGVNGKGVHGNGIHHVSVNGSLYPAKAKSRRQRWDVKSSEMAKNTLNPIRAIVDGMKITPNPDKPMIALSIGDPTVFGNLPTDDSVLQAMKDAIDSQKYNGYAPSVGYLKSRQAVANFYSCPEAPLEAEDVILTSGCSQAIDLAISVLCNPGDNILVPCPGFSLYKTLAVSMGIEVKLYNLLPDKSWEADLQHLESLIDERTSCLIVTNPSNPCGSVFTKEHLQKIIKVASRHCVPILADEIYSDMVFPGSACPSMASLSSDVPILSCGGLAKRWLVPGWRMGWILIHDRNDIFGSEIRQGLVKLTQRILGACSIVQGALESILNNTPQSFYNNTISFLKSNSEICYNELSTIPGLNPVMPSGAMYLMVGIDMDRFPDFKNDVDFTERLVTEQSVFCLPASAFEYPNFCRIVVTVPEEMMVEACARIREFCQRHYRPSSRDSNDLDQ